In Roseisolibacter agri, a genomic segment contains:
- a CDS encoding type 1 glutamine amidotransferase domain-containing protein: MFDSQELDGVRIAVLAADGFEQVEVTRPVKALEKHGAEVEIVSLRPGSIQGMNLLYPGKKIDVDRTVFTADPAAYDGLHIPGGFINPDFVRQSDEALEFVRAFEAAGKPIATICHGPWVLVSAGLVRGRRLTSWPGIKDDVRNAGGVWVDSPVVHDRNWVSSRGPQDLHAFDKAIVEHFAQGAAHTGRTTPAAARDGSWQRLLAGSVAAATVGLVARQAWRAR; the protein is encoded by the coding sequence GCTGGACGGGGTGCGCATCGCCGTGCTGGCGGCGGACGGGTTCGAGCAGGTCGAGGTGACGCGGCCCGTCAAGGCACTGGAGAAGCACGGGGCGGAGGTGGAGATCGTGTCGCTCCGCCCGGGGTCGATCCAGGGGATGAACCTGCTCTACCCGGGCAAGAAGATCGACGTCGACCGGACGGTGTTCACCGCGGACCCCGCCGCGTACGACGGCCTGCACATCCCCGGCGGGTTCATCAACCCCGACTTCGTGCGGCAGAGCGACGAGGCGCTCGAGTTCGTGCGCGCGTTCGAGGCCGCGGGCAAGCCGATCGCGACGATCTGCCACGGCCCGTGGGTGCTCGTCTCGGCGGGTCTCGTGCGGGGGCGCCGCCTCACGTCGTGGCCCGGGATCAAGGACGACGTGCGCAACGCGGGCGGCGTGTGGGTGGACTCGCCGGTGGTGCACGACCGCAACTGGGTCTCCAGCCGCGGGCCCCAGGATCTGCACGCGTTCGACAAGGCCATCGTCGAGCACTTCGCCCAGGGCGCCGCCCACACCGGCCGCACCACGCCGGCCGCGGCGCGCGACGGGTCGTGGCAGCGGCTCCTCGCGGGCAGCGTCGCGGCGGCGACGGTCGGCCTCGTGGCCCGACAGGCGTGGCGGGCGCGGTGA